The Armatimonadota bacterium genome includes a region encoding these proteins:
- a CDS encoding efflux RND transporter periplasmic adaptor subunit — MPRPHTLSPVLALAAAVAVSGSLSGCQSHEAAKGRDQELPAVAAEVLTVHGSETARTTTVSGTVKARFNATLSAKAMGRVVSVAVRDGDSVRQGQTLLTVDGRELEAALNMAGANHRASVVGIGSARTAAEIEAKTSDARIAQAEFQVRQAEAALASAIARYDLAVSGTRKQEVAQSRIAVVQAESSLKLAKTELDRTTRLVDAGAVARRDLDMAQNRYDLAKGQYEAALQAENLAREGSRTQDVKAAEEAVNQARAAVNGAKAGLVQARAAALQTQVRRKDVEVARAQERQAAAAVASARVSLSYAQVVAPFDGRVVQRLVDPGTMAAPGTPLLAVEGGGFLFEAVVPERTVRSLPLGTVAMVTVDALDRPVTGRVVETAPQGDASTHTFVVKFLLEGSPGLKSGMFAKAAVRTGSAKGIVVPLKATWQRDGLQFVYVVNDEGRARLRLVTLASGPGPEVEVLTGLAEGDRIIVGDRTGIVDGVSVKADGR, encoded by the coding sequence ATGCCCCGACCCCACACCCTCTCACCCGTCCTCGCCTTGGCCGCCGCCGTGGCCGTGTCGGGCAGCCTTTCGGGCTGCCAGAGCCACGAAGCGGCCAAAGGGCGGGACCAGGAGCTACCCGCCGTTGCAGCGGAGGTCCTGACTGTTCACGGTTCCGAGACGGCACGGACGACCACGGTGTCCGGGACGGTCAAAGCCCGATTCAACGCGACGTTGTCCGCGAAGGCGATGGGTCGCGTCGTGTCGGTCGCCGTCCGGGACGGCGACTCTGTCCGTCAAGGTCAGACGCTCCTCACGGTCGACGGTCGCGAGTTGGAAGCGGCCCTCAATATGGCCGGTGCGAACCATCGGGCTTCGGTCGTCGGCATCGGAAGCGCGCGGACGGCCGCTGAAATCGAAGCGAAGACGTCGGACGCCCGGATCGCCCAGGCGGAGTTTCAAGTCCGGCAAGCGGAGGCGGCGCTCGCCTCGGCCATCGCCCGTTACGATCTGGCCGTCTCGGGCACACGGAAACAGGAGGTCGCACAAAGCCGCATCGCGGTCGTGCAGGCCGAGTCCAGTCTCAAGCTGGCCAAAACCGAACTGGACCGGACGACGCGCCTTGTCGATGCCGGCGCCGTCGCCCGAAGAGACCTCGACATGGCCCAGAACCGATACGACCTGGCCAAAGGCCAGTACGAAGCCGCGCTACAGGCCGAAAACCTGGCCCGCGAAGGCTCGCGGACTCAGGACGTCAAGGCTGCGGAGGAAGCGGTCAACCAGGCGCGGGCGGCCGTCAACGGGGCCAAGGCCGGCCTCGTGCAGGCCCGAGCGGCAGCGCTTCAGACCCAAGTCAGGCGGAAGGACGTCGAAGTCGCCCGTGCCCAGGAGCGGCAGGCCGCGGCCGCCGTCGCATCGGCCCGAGTGAGCCTTTCGTACGCGCAAGTCGTCGCGCCCTTCGACGGAAGGGTCGTCCAAAGGCTCGTCGACCCTGGGACGATGGCCGCCCCGGGTACGCCGCTCTTGGCCGTCGAGGGCGGCGGTTTCCTCTTCGAGGCCGTTGTCCCGGAACGGACGGTCCGATCGCTGCCTCTCGGAACAGTGGCGATGGTCACGGTCGACGCTCTCGACCGCCCCGTCACGGGCCGTGTGGTCGAAACCGCGCCCCAAGGCGATGCTTCGACCCACACGTTCGTCGTCAAGTTCCTGCTCGAGGGTTCACCCGGGCTCAAGTCCGGCATGTTCGCGAAAGCGGCCGTGCGGACAGGGTCGGCAAAGGGGATCGTCGTTCCATTGAAGGCGACGTGGCAGCGGGACGGGCTCCAGTTCGTCTATGTCGTGAACGACGAAGGCCGGGCCCGGTTGCGGCTCGTCACACTGGCGAGCGGTCCGGGACCGGAGGTCGAAGTCTTGACCGGGCTTGCCGAAGGTGACCGGATCATCGTGGGTGACCGGACAGGCATCGTCGACGGGGTCTCCGTCAAGGCTGACGGACGATGA
- a CDS encoding DUF2892 domain-containing protein has translation MGTWTGANGRSVASAGIGFGPRGLSLDMQTVTPLSVDSPTIARPSRRIERQTHFVAGLLLVTSVVLAASVDPRWSFLALLPAFGMFLDAATGFCPMSAFLRHMPWNRERP, from the coding sequence TTGGGGACCTGGACCGGGGCCAATGGCCGCTCTGTCGCTTCGGCCGGAATCGGATTCGGCCCTCGTGGCCTCTCTCTCGACATGCAGACCGTGACACCGCTCTCTGTCGACTCACCGACCATCGCCCGACCGTCCCGAAGGATCGAGCGGCAGACCCACTTCGTCGCGGGACTCTTGCTCGTGACGTCCGTCGTGCTAGCGGCGTCCGTCGACCCAAGATGGTCGTTCCTCGCTTTGTTGCCGGCTTTCGGAATGTTCCTGGACGCCGCGACCGGGTTCTGCCCGATGTCCGCTTTTTTGAGGCACATGCCTTGGAACCGGGAACGACCCTGA
- the ftsZ gene encoding cell division protein FtsZ, translated as MSTSGAVIKVIGVGGGGSNAVNRMVEAGIQGVEFIAMNSDVQVLDRSNASKKVQIGTNLTRGLGAGGDPETGKASAEESKNDIRKVLEGADMVFITAGMGGGTGTGAAPVVADLARELGALTIAIVTKPFVFEGPKRHRLAEQGVTSLTGRVDTLITIPNDRLMDVAERKTTLLDAFRIADDVLRQGVQGISDIITVPGQINVDFADVKAVMSNAGPALMGIGYGIGDQRALQAAQMATSSKLLEQTIHGARGLLVNVTSSEDLTLSEVTEAMAYIHSLCDEEEANIYFGTVVDPMLDGEVRISVLATGFAPNAYRPLPVTRERVVAEIEDTEPVVPESTVATEPVRQAERQVFTDKRISPREIWERAQAGLREASTPDENLYDEGEIDIPAFLREHRQRRDG; from the coding sequence ATGAGCACGAGCGGCGCAGTCATCAAGGTCATCGGCGTAGGGGGCGGCGGTTCGAACGCGGTCAACCGCATGGTCGAGGCCGGAATCCAAGGTGTCGAGTTCATCGCGATGAACTCGGACGTCCAAGTCCTGGACCGGTCGAACGCCTCGAAGAAGGTCCAGATCGGCACGAACCTGACCCGGGGGCTCGGTGCGGGCGGCGACCCCGAAACCGGGAAGGCCAGCGCCGAAGAGAGCAAGAACGACATCCGCAAGGTGCTCGAAGGCGCCGACATGGTCTTTATCACGGCCGGAATGGGCGGCGGTACGGGGACGGGAGCGGCTCCGGTCGTGGCCGACTTGGCCCGCGAGCTCGGTGCTCTGACGATCGCCATCGTCACGAAACCGTTCGTCTTCGAAGGGCCGAAGCGGCACCGGTTGGCCGAACAGGGAGTCACCTCTCTCACGGGCCGCGTCGACACGCTCATCACGATCCCGAACGACCGACTGATGGACGTCGCCGAACGCAAGACGACGCTTCTCGACGCGTTCCGCATCGCGGACGACGTGCTCCGACAGGGCGTCCAAGGCATTTCGGACATCATCACGGTCCCTGGCCAGATCAACGTGGACTTTGCCGACGTCAAAGCGGTCATGTCCAACGCCGGCCCGGCCCTCATGGGCATCGGTTACGGCATCGGCGACCAACGCGCGCTTCAGGCCGCTCAAATGGCCACGTCGTCGAAGTTGCTCGAGCAGACGATCCATGGAGCCCGCGGGCTCCTCGTCAACGTCACTTCGAGCGAAGACCTCACGCTGAGCGAGGTCACCGAAGCGATGGCGTACATCCATTCGCTCTGCGACGAAGAGGAAGCGAACATCTATTTCGGCACGGTCGTCGACCCGATGCTCGACGGCGAGGTCCGGATCTCGGTCCTCGCGACAGGGTTCGCGCCGAACGCCTATCGGCCCCTTCCGGTGACCCGGGAGCGCGTGGTCGCCGAAATCGAGGACACCGAGCCCGTCGTGCCGGAATCAACGGTAGCGACCGAGCCGGTCCGACAGGCCGAACGGCAGGTGTTCACCGATAAGCGCATCTCTCCTCGAGAAATTTGGGAGAGGGCACAGGCCGGGCTCAGAGAAGCGTCGACGCCGGACGAGAACCTTTACGACGAGGGCGAGATCGACATTCCGGCGTTTTTGCGCGAACACCGTCAACGGCGAGACGGCTAA
- the ftsA gene encoding cell division protein FtsA, protein MNNKEAIVVDLGSTKVVCLAAVQTESGEVRAEAWSQVGCRGVRKGIVLDIDETSAAIDEAVSRVEKSVGRSVDEIAVSVAGAHLQSVNAQGFVPIYPNTRPVRRDDVLAVINHSRQIVMPSDREQIMAVPREFRVDGQRGVQRPIGMSGGRLEVVTHLVTGQSSLIDLVDRAVTLSGRKVLEMVPQPLASGLGVATADTMEEGCAVIDVGGGTTDVAVFSGGAVAHLASIPVGAHHVTTDLAALLKVSLDEAERLKTTYGSASSRDVPENERVQVQQTDQPEPRPMQRRVLCEIVESRMREIVGLAVRQIEASGLAGSLRGGVTVTGGGSLLPGTAALFSDALGSRVQNGSPKVAGPNARTLDVPTMSTAVGLAKYCLESDDQEFAPVSGFANWKDKIRTLKNPFNRKGQETLGK, encoded by the coding sequence ATGAACAACAAGGAGGCAATCGTCGTCGACCTCGGGTCGACCAAGGTGGTGTGTCTGGCCGCTGTCCAGACGGAGTCCGGTGAGGTCCGGGCCGAAGCTTGGTCGCAAGTGGGCTGCCGTGGCGTCCGGAAGGGGATCGTCCTGGACATCGACGAGACGTCGGCCGCGATCGACGAAGCCGTGTCACGGGTCGAAAAGTCGGTCGGCCGGTCGGTGGACGAGATCGCCGTCAGTGTCGCCGGGGCCCACCTACAGAGCGTGAACGCCCAAGGGTTCGTCCCGATCTATCCCAATACGCGCCCCGTCCGTCGCGACGACGTGCTTGCCGTGATCAACCATAGCCGCCAGATCGTGATGCCGAGCGACCGCGAGCAGATCATGGCCGTCCCCCGCGAGTTCCGTGTCGACGGGCAACGCGGCGTCCAGCGACCGATCGGGATGTCCGGTGGCCGCCTTGAAGTCGTGACCCACCTCGTCACGGGGCAGTCGTCGCTGATCGACCTTGTTGACCGTGCCGTGACCCTTTCGGGCCGAAAGGTGCTCGAGATGGTGCCGCAACCGCTCGCGAGCGGGCTTGGGGTCGCGACGGCGGACACGATGGAAGAGGGGTGCGCCGTCATCGACGTCGGGGGAGGGACGACCGACGTCGCAGTCTTCTCGGGCGGGGCCGTCGCCCACCTCGCGAGCATCCCCGTGGGGGCCCACCACGTGACCACCGACCTAGCCGCGCTCCTGAAAGTTTCACTAGATGAAGCCGAGCGCCTGAAGACCACATATGGGTCGGCTTCGAGTCGGGACGTGCCCGAAAACGAGCGTGTCCAGGTGCAGCAGACCGATCAACCGGAACCGAGGCCCATGCAGCGTCGGGTACTCTGTGAGATCGTGGAAAGCCGTATGCGCGAGATCGTGGGTCTCGCGGTGCGGCAGATCGAAGCGAGCGGGCTGGCAGGTTCGCTCCGCGGCGGTGTGACGGTCACCGGCGGTGGAAGCCTCTTGCCAGGGACGGCGGCGCTCTTTTCGGACGCGCTCGGATCGCGCGTCCAGAACGGTTCGCCGAAGGTCGCGGGCCCGAACGCGAGGACGTTGGACGTGCCGACGATGAGCACGGCCGTCGGACTCGCAAAGTACTGTTTGGAGAGCGACGACCAGGAGTTCGCCCCCGTCTCGGGGTTCGCGAACTGGAAGGACAAGATCCGGACATTGAAAAACCCCTTCAACCGGAAGGGACAGGAGACACTCGGAAAATGA
- a CDS encoding small basic family protein has protein sequence MLIPVVALLIGLALGFLFRASLPPELSVYLAAGVVAGLDTVLGGVRSSIEGKFRTDVFVTGFVANVLIAYFLAWFGDKIGVNVYLAAILVMGTRIFTNLSLIRRHLLTKWHDARERRRLDAEAKQMQAESDAESDAKVQQTVTT, from the coding sequence ATCCTGATCCCCGTCGTCGCGCTGTTGATCGGCCTGGCGCTCGGCTTCCTGTTCAGAGCGTCGTTGCCTCCTGAACTGTCGGTCTACCTGGCCGCGGGGGTCGTCGCGGGTCTGGACACGGTCTTAGGCGGCGTACGGAGTTCGATCGAAGGGAAGTTCCGGACGGACGTTTTTGTGACGGGTTTCGTGGCGAACGTCTTGATCGCGTACTTCCTCGCTTGGTTCGGCGACAAGATCGGCGTGAACGTCTATCTGGCGGCGATCTTGGTCATGGGCACAAGAATCTTCACGAACCTCAGCCTCATCCGCCGACATTTGCTGACAAAATGGCACGACGCGCGGGAGCGCAGGCGGTTGGACGCCGAAGCGAAGCAGATGCAGGCCGAGTCCGACGCCGAATCTGATGCGAAGGTCCAACAGACCGTGACGACATGA
- the murC gene encoding UDP-N-acetylmuramate--L-alanine ligase, with translation MRTKREIETEFAPRATLHASKSFFLVGIGGAGMSGIARMLRHRGFNVKGTDSTPSPLIEELRAEGTEVWIGHSGDFVSMGDAIVLTDAIDLKASPEVRAAKELDCPLYRRSQVLGWLLEGKKTIAVTGTHGKTTTTGMIGAGLRAAGLDPTIVVGAEVPEFGGAIVEGTSEWAVIEACEAYDSLRDFDPYIAVLTNLELDHVDFHGSWEGLKKTLLDFACRVPEDGAFVWCSDDDGAYEFRSEDFDGACPNGRETLAYGFRDRMNELTDEERRSGGLAFRLLEKFIRRAQGLQPSPDWTGALRMAGRHNALNALGALTACEHAGADREAAIQGIQSYAGAERRLQVLHEGDVTVIDDYAHHPTEIVASLQAVRERYVKSGRLVIVYQPHLYSRTEPLIPEFAHALDGADLVVLTDIYPAREAPIAGVSSFRIAELVEKPCVYVPQRHLLPRKVAGLVRAGDVVVGMGAGNISEFAPAFIEEVKRGTPFDRAAKVAVLFGGDSAEREVSILSGRAVQAALEARGYDAWLFDASEALLSKGDLSGLLDRRPDVCFLTVHGTNAEDGAVQGLLELLHLPYTGSGVQASAVAMDKRLTKTVYEAEGLPCPRGVLLRVGDALAWPESRTGWVVKPNAQGSTVGLSFVDDERGLEAAVIKARRFGDDVLVEEWLRGVEISVPVLGDTALPVVEIVPASGAYDFESKYTPGATTEICPARLSPEQTAEAQRFAVRAHRALGCEGCSRTDMIVTGDRTVCLETNTLPGMTATSLVPNSAQAAGTDFGALCAWMVEDALARAAKKGA, from the coding sequence ATGAGGACGAAGCGCGAGATCGAGACCGAGTTCGCCCCGCGGGCGACCCTGCATGCGTCGAAGTCGTTCTTCCTCGTGGGGATCGGCGGAGCGGGCATGAGCGGGATCGCCCGTATGTTGCGCCACCGGGGATTCAACGTGAAAGGCACAGACTCGACGCCGTCGCCGTTGATCGAAGAGCTTCGCGCCGAAGGGACCGAGGTCTGGATCGGACACAGCGGCGACTTCGTCTCGATGGGGGACGCGATCGTCCTGACCGATGCGATCGATCTGAAGGCCTCGCCAGAGGTCCGCGCCGCGAAGGAGTTGGACTGCCCGCTCTACCGGCGGTCTCAAGTCCTGGGCTGGCTGCTCGAAGGGAAGAAGACCATTGCCGTCACGGGCACGCACGGTAAGACGACGACCACGGGCATGATCGGGGCGGGCCTGCGTGCGGCCGGTCTCGACCCGACGATCGTCGTCGGGGCCGAGGTCCCCGAATTCGGCGGCGCGATCGTCGAAGGGACAAGCGAATGGGCCGTGATCGAAGCGTGTGAAGCATACGACTCGCTGCGAGACTTCGACCCTTACATCGCCGTCTTGACCAACCTCGAACTCGATCACGTGGACTTTCACGGGAGTTGGGAGGGTTTGAAGAAGACGCTCCTGGACTTCGCCTGCAGGGTTCCAGAGGACGGTGCCTTCGTCTGGTGCTCCGATGACGACGGCGCCTACGAGTTTCGCAGCGAGGATTTCGACGGAGCGTGTCCGAACGGCCGCGAAACCCTCGCTTACGGGTTCCGCGACCGCATGAATGAACTCACTGACGAGGAACGTCGGTCAGGTGGCCTTGCGTTCCGCCTTCTGGAAAAGTTCATCCGCCGGGCGCAAGGGTTGCAGCCCTCGCCAGATTGGACGGGAGCGCTGCGCATGGCGGGCCGGCACAACGCCCTCAACGCTCTTGGAGCGCTTACCGCTTGCGAACACGCCGGTGCGGACCGGGAAGCAGCGATTCAAGGGATCCAAAGCTACGCCGGCGCCGAGCGTCGCCTTCAAGTCCTCCATGAAGGCGACGTCACCGTCATCGACGACTACGCCCACCACCCCACCGAAATCGTTGCCAGCCTCCAGGCGGTGAGAGAGCGGTACGTGAAGTCGGGACGGCTGGTCATCGTCTATCAGCCCCATCTTTATTCGCGCACCGAGCCGCTGATCCCTGAGTTCGCCCACGCGCTCGACGGCGCCGACCTCGTCGTCCTGACGGACATCTATCCGGCGCGAGAGGCCCCGATCGCCGGTGTCAGCAGTTTCCGGATCGCGGAGTTGGTCGAGAAGCCGTGCGTCTATGTCCCTCAACGCCACCTTTTGCCCCGAAAGGTAGCCGGCCTGGTCCGGGCCGGTGACGTCGTGGTCGGGATGGGTGCCGGCAACATCTCCGAGTTCGCGCCAGCGTTCATCGAAGAGGTGAAACGCGGGACGCCTTTCGACCGGGCAGCCAAAGTCGCCGTCCTCTTCGGCGGTGACAGTGCCGAGCGTGAAGTGTCGATCCTGAGCGGACGGGCCGTGCAGGCGGCTTTGGAAGCGAGAGGCTACGACGCCTGGCTTTTCGACGCGAGCGAAGCCCTCTTGTCCAAAGGCGACCTGTCCGGGCTCCTCGACCGTCGACCGGACGTCTGTTTCCTGACCGTGCACGGGACGAACGCTGAAGACGGCGCCGTCCAAGGGCTCCTCGAACTCCTCCATCTTCCGTACACGGGAAGCGGCGTCCAAGCCAGTGCCGTCGCGATGGACAAGCGCTTGACCAAGACGGTCTACGAGGCCGAAGGCCTTCCGTGCCCGCGAGGGGTCTTGCTCCGTGTCGGTGACGCTTTGGCTTGGCCCGAGTCCCGTACGGGGTGGGTCGTCAAACCGAACGCCCAAGGCTCGACGGTCGGTCTGTCGTTCGTCGACGACGAGCGCGGTCTGGAGGCCGCCGTGATCAAGGCTCGCAGGTTCGGCGACGACGTCCTGGTCGAAGAGTGGCTCCGCGGAGTCGAGATCAGTGTGCCCGTCCTTGGGGACACGGCTTTGCCCGTCGTGGAGATCGTTCCGGCGAGCGGCGCGTACGACTTCGAAAGCAAGTACACGCCTGGAGCGACGACCGAGATCTGCCCCGCCCGCTTGTCGCCGGAGCAGACGGCGGAAGCCCAGCGTTTCGCCGTTCGCGCCCATCGCGCCCTCGGCTGTGAAGGGTGTTCGCGGACCGACATGATCGTGACCGGAGACCGGACTGTCTGCCTGGAGACCAACACGCTCCCCGGCATGACGGCGACGAGCCTCGTCCCGAATTCGGCCCAAGCGGCCGGAACGGACTTCGGAGCACTGTGCGCTTGGATGGTGGAGGACGCCCTTGCCCGCGCGGCGAAAAAAGGCGCGTAA
- a CDS encoding DUF881 domain-containing protein, whose translation MVNPFIRKRSENQWVLPLSVMTFVFGLITSLAWIGNQDRTSRVARLSEEQKLRYAAGKLDLSEDNERLREEVSKLRSENSKLQNAVAQNSSASKSLNESLQEYKLYASLTPVEGPGVSVTLKDVKSQLPDEIASIGEIIHDTDVLRVVNELKNAGAEAISVNNRRVGPLTNFRCVGTTILVDEYKIASPVVVRAIGDSDTLFGAINLPGGILDEIRRTDPKMVEVDPVQKMRLPGYSGPTTFKVAQVSGDTK comes from the coding sequence TTGGTCAATCCTTTTATCAGGAAGAGGTCCGAAAACCAATGGGTGCTGCCGTTGAGCGTCATGACGTTCGTCTTCGGCTTGATCACGTCGCTCGCTTGGATCGGAAACCAAGACCGGACGAGCCGGGTCGCCCGCCTCTCTGAGGAGCAGAAGCTCCGCTATGCCGCAGGCAAGCTCGACTTGAGCGAGGACAACGAGCGGTTGCGCGAAGAGGTCAGCAAGCTCCGCTCCGAAAACTCGAAGCTCCAGAACGCCGTCGCTCAGAACAGCAGCGCGAGCAAGTCGCTGAACGAATCGCTGCAGGAGTACAAGCTGTACGCGTCCTTGACCCCGGTCGAAGGGCCGGGCGTTTCCGTGACGCTCAAAGACGTCAAGTCTCAGCTCCCCGACGAGATCGCCAGCATCGGCGAGATCATCCACGACACGGACGTCCTGAGGGTCGTGAACGAGCTCAAGAACGCGGGCGCCGAAGCCATTTCCGTGAACAACCGCCGGGTCGGGCCCTTGACGAACTTCCGCTGCGTCGGCACGACGATCCTCGTGGACGAGTACAAGATCGCCTCGCCCGTCGTCGTTCGAGCGATCGGTGACTCGGACACTCTGTTCGGGGCGATCAACCTTCCAGGAGGGATCCTGGACGAGATCCGCAGGACGGACCCGAAGATGGTCGAAGTCGACCCGGTCCAAAAGATGCGCCTGCCCGGCTATTCGGGTCCGACGACGTTCAAAGTCGCCCAGGTCTCAGGTGACACCAAGTGA